The window AGCAATTGCAAAATGAAGATTGCAAAGTGCAAAAGTCAAATTTATTTCTGTCTACATTTTGAGTACAAAAGCCAAATCTGACAAAAGGCGATTTTGCATTTTTAAATTTTCATTCTGCATTCTGCATTGAGCCTTTGCGCTTAACGTCTTGTATTAACGTAGTCGCTGAAGGCGATTTCCCGAAGGGCAAGATAGCCTTACGGCAATTGCAAAATGAAGATTGCAAAGTGCAAAAGTCAAATTTATTTCTGTCTACATTTTGAGTACAAAAGCCAAATCTGACAAAAGGCGATTTTGCATTTTTCAATTTGCATTATGCATTCTGCATTGAGGCTTTGCGCTTAACAGGTAATATGAGACTATTAATAGCAAGTATACCACGATGTGGCTCAACAATGTTACTCAGAGCAATCGGTGGATTTCCACCCGGGGAATATACTCCCAGAAATAGACATTGCGCCACTATAACTGACTTTGAATACATTCCGGATGTTCCGTTTTTAAAAACCCATCTTCCAGCCCCTGAATATCTTCCAGGGGACATTAAAACAATTTTTCTTTTTGGAGATCCAATTATAGCTGTTGCTTCCACCCTACAAAAAAGATTCGGTTGGCAACATTTTAGGAATTTAGGTTATACATCCAACAAAATACCTGATATAATAAATAGAGATGACCTGGGTTACGAAAATGTTTATAAAACATGGGCCAAGCGACATAAATATCCTGTATTATCAATTAAATATGAATATATCTGGGATTTCCAAAAAATTATTGAACTATATATTGGAAGAAGAATAATCCTACCGGTGAAAAGGAAAAGAACGACCAGAATAGATAAAAAGCTTTTTTATAAACTATCTGTTACGTACAAAAATTTAGGTGAAGAAATAAAATCAGCACCTTCCATAATGCTAAATACCAATAATGGAACCATACTATCTGGACTAGATGACATAAAAAGATATCTGAATCGCTCAAATATTATACCTATACTACCTAAATGTTCAAATAAAAGAACACTAATACTAATACTTCAACACTATTTATCATTTCTAAAGCTAAATAGCCTATATTTTAAAATATTAAAATACTTCAAATAAAAAAAATAGCGATTTAGCACCTTATGATAAAATCAGTTTTGATAGCAGGACCATGGATAGGAGAATTTGGATGGGAGTTAATGGCTTTTCAGGCTAGAATTAGAGCATTATCCAGGTATTTTGAAAAAGTAATTGTAATTGGTAGCAAAGAAAAAGAGAAATTATATGAAGATTTTGCACTTTATTACTCTGTCAAACTGCCAGACAATATTGGCTTTGCAAATGGAACTTTTAGATATAAACTTAATAACAAACAGAAAAGAGGGTTAATAAAATGGTGTCAGGATAAAATAAAAGAAGCAATAAAATATATTTCAGAAAGATACATCGTAAAAAACCTCGGCATATATATTCCATTTAAATACGGAGAACTACCATGGATACCTACGTACCCTCCATACCAAAAATTTATCAGATTTGGTACCTCCCAGACTAATTCAGAAACACCTCTTGTACTTTTTGTAAGAAGAAATCGTTCTTTCATGAAGGAAATAAATCTGCCAGAAGAATGGTGGCATAATCTTAAATACAAACTCGATAAATATGGCATTAAATGTTCATTCTTTAAAAATAATTTAGACGAAGGGTTGAAACAACTTTCTTCATCAGATTTAGCAATCGGTGCATCAACCGGGGGATTACATTTAGCCAGTTTATGTGGTTGTCCACATTACGTTTGGGGTCCTGGTTCCGAGAAAATCATGGCAGGTGGACCCTGGCCAATTCCAACAGAAGTGAGGTACAACGCTACTTGGAATCCTCTCGGAACTCCTGTATTTTACCGCAGTTTAGGATGGCAGCCGTCAGTTGAAGTTGTTATACAAGATGTTTTACATACGTTAGAAAAATTTGGTCGGAGAACTGGCTCTGCGAAAGAAAAAACTAAATGGCTAAATTCAGTCTGGAGACCTCTCCGAATGAGAATGAAAATAGCTGATTGTTTCAATTCCTTTGCGGCAAACCACAATAGATACTTAGGCGAGTTTTTAAAAAATCTGGTCCGTCCAAGATCTGGAATTAAATATATCTAAATGCATAAAAAGATAAATGACTGATACTCAACTAATAAAATCTAAATACAAATCTGGTATAAAGTGGTCTACATTAAATAATACATTAATAATCATAATACAAACAATTGTCGGTATTATTTTAGCGAGACTGATTGATCCTTCTCAGTTTGGATTATTAGGAATGATATTAGTTTTTATAAATTTCGCACATGTTATAAGAGATATTGGACTTAACCATGCATTAATTCAAAAAGCAAATGTATCCAAAACAGAATACTCCACAGTTTTCTGGACTAACCTTTTTCTTGGAATTGTATTCACGGTTACTTTTTATTTTGGGGCATCTTTCATAGCAAATATATACGAAAACCAAAAATTAATAGCTCTTACTAAGCTTTTATCATTCTCATTTTTATTCGCCTCTATGTCATCTATTTTTAGAACAATATATTTTATAAAATTGGATTTTAGAACTTTAACAATCATTGATGTACTTTCGATTGTATTAAGCTCCATCGCTGCCATAATATTAGCAATACTGGGATTCGGTGCATGGGCGTTAGTCTGGCAAATTTTGATTGGAAACATAATAACATTTATAATTTTCATAGTAATAACAGATTGGTACCCATCTCTTATTATTAATATTAGTACAATCAAACAGTTATTCCCATTTGGAAGTATAATTACATTAAATACAATTTTTGATTCTGTTAAATTAAACATTGATAATTTTATTATTGGCAAATTATCCGGTGAATATAACCTAGGAATTTACAATCGAGCCTTTGGTTTAATGCGTCTACCTATAACAAACCTGACTAATTCAATTCGCAAAGTGATGTTTCCTACTCTTTCAAAACTTAAATCTGAAATAAAAGAAATCCAAAATGTCTATATAAGAAGCACACGCATAGTTGCATTCTTTGCATTACCATTAATGTTAGGGATGTGGGCTGTTTCTCAGCCTTTTATCCTTGGGATTTACGGTGAAAATTGGGAAAAAACAATACCTATATTAAGAGTCTTTTCCATATTAGGGGCTATTCAAAGCCTGAATAGTTTCACAGGAACAATTTTTAACTCACTTGGATACCCTCACATTCCTTTATACTTAAAAATTATAAATATTCCACTGACAATAATTGGACTTATATACGGTTTTATGTATTATAACATTATGGGTATAGTTTATGTTCTTTTCTTTTTAAATACTTCATTTGTGTTTATAAATATCTTTCTGGCAAATAGGTTAATAAAACTCAGGAATATCGATTTTTTTAAACATTTTACAACTCCTACAATATGCTCCATTATAATGGCATCAATAGTAGAATTACTGCGCCATATAACACCTTTAAACAGAATGCAAAATATAATTCAATTGGCAATATTGGTTATAACAGGGATTCTGATATATACTATACTAGTCTTTGCTTCAAAATCTGAAATCTTATCAGATATTTTTAACCATATGTTTCCATCTTTAAAAAAGTGTAAATTAATAAAAAAATATTTTAAGTGGATTTGATACTATTATTTAACAATGAAAAGCTCTATTAAATTTTTATATATTGCTTCTGTTGATCTTGATATACACAATGCATCAAGTACCCATCCAATAGAATTTCTGAAGGGCATGGCTAAAAATAACTGTATTGTATATGCA of the Candidatus Neomarinimicrobiota bacterium genome contains:
- a CDS encoding lipopolysaccharide biosynthesis protein — encoded protein: MTDTQLIKSKYKSGIKWSTLNNTLIIIIQTIVGIILARLIDPSQFGLLGMILVFINFAHVIRDIGLNHALIQKANVSKTEYSTVFWTNLFLGIVFTVTFYFGASFIANIYENQKLIALTKLLSFSFLFASMSSIFRTIYFIKLDFRTLTIIDVLSIVLSSIAAIILAILGFGAWALVWQILIGNIITFIIFIVITDWYPSLIINISTIKQLFPFGSIITLNTIFDSVKLNIDNFIIGKLSGEYNLGIYNRAFGLMRLPITNLTNSIRKVMFPTLSKLKSEIKEIQNVYIRSTRIVAFFALPLMLGMWAVSQPFILGIYGENWEKTIPILRVFSILGAIQSLNSFTGTIFNSLGYPHIPLYLKIINIPLTIIGLIYGFMYYNIMGIVYVLFFLNTSFVFINIFLANRLIKLRNIDFFKHFTTPTICSIIMASIVELLRHITPLNRMQNIIQLAILVITGILIYTILVFASKSEILSDIFNHMFPSLKKCKLIKKYFKWI